The Hordeum vulgare subsp. vulgare chromosome 7H, MorexV3_pseudomolecules_assembly, whole genome shotgun sequence DNA window cgaCTGTTtgtcccgatacgttatgtggatggattggcgACAACACCGGTTTTAAATATGGAGAGTGGGAgtactccacattatcgagtttgtaggtgtgcATGGTAGCTTCGGGTGGTTTGACGTATATTTTTATCAGACATTTGtcaaataattaataaagatggttgcatgcatcaattgatgcaggCTGGGGATTTAACCTCCATTTCTAAAAAAAAGATCTTAGCACATTTTTCTATAAAGTTTGTCAACATAAACAAGTTTGACTTACGACAAACCTATAATTTCAATTATTTTAGAAAGGAGGGAGTATGTGCATCTTTTGCCCTCTTCGAGTCTGAGGCAGCCGGGTGGAGTCCCATTATGGTGCCAACAAGGAGCAGCATTAGAAGCTACTCCTTTGACCTCTTCTAGCTCCTTTGATGAGGCATAATTATCTTGGGGACATATACTATGCTTTGGGAATAATTGCCCACTTGCCAAAACAATTGCACCCATAACCTGCAGTGCAGTCTACATCACTTTCAGACATGTCTTGCAACACATTGGCGCATAATTTAGATGTCCTTCCGTTATTTGAGCAATATAATAACTAAAATGAAACTACAGGCTTATCAAGTAGTCAGCCTATCAGTGGATCATCTTTGTTGTGATGGGAACTTCAATCCTCATTCCATGCTCACAGTCTCCAAATTTGGAGCTGATGGCGTACATCTTGGGGCCTTGGTTACTGAGCTCGAGCTTGTCGTAGCCAGAGGTATATATGTCGTCCCCGACAGCACCAGCCCTGCAGAAGAACGACTCGTCTTTATTCACTACCACCACGTTATGCATCTTCGGATTGTACTTGAACACTGCATGAATGGCACACGGTCAGTTCCATACATTCCATATTGCTTGGAATCAAACCAGGAcctaataattaaacaacaagttTATGGATCTTAGAAGTTATGCGTGAATGATGTAGTATTATAATTACAATGGATCTTTATAACACAATATTTAGTcaaataaaaatattttgtacatgctccatcctcttatattatgggacggagagaCTAATTTATAGCCATATTTTGTCAAAATTTGGTAAACATGTTATAGTTGCTTAATGGATGTTATTTGGTTCATTTGCATTGTACCACACTAAACTATTTTCGGCCCCAACCAGTTTTACAAAAGTATATACGTTTACTAAACTTTGATAAATATGTCTAACATTTTGTTATTACATGCAACTTTTTTTATGCGGGAAGTTTTTACATGTAGTTTGCATGAAAATAAGTGTGGTAAAGTTAATATGTAAACCCATATGGAAACCAATAGGATCTTCCATATGGCAATCTACCTATGACGAGCCATCCATTTTTTATCAGGGACTGGCCACTCCTATATGTGTGATATGTTGGCCTTGATTGGCGTAGCCTGTGCTCTAAGCCATCGTTCATCCAACAATTTCTCCATTAACTGAAATTTCAATTAGGGCACGATGATCTCAAACAAGATCAATATTGTGGCTAGGACGTGGGTTGTTATGATATGAAACTAATTATTTCCATCACATGAAACATATATATAATATAACATCTTATACTTTCAAATGAACATTCATGTGCATCAAATTAACGGTTATCTACCATACTTACCAAGCACGTCACCAGGGTAAAAGGTCTTGTTATTCTCCCAGCCATGAACACCAAAGGTCCATCCCTTGTGACCCCCGactatccactccgtcttgctaaAACCACAGTTTGCGCAACACAAAGTTATCACCAACACAAGAGCAACGGCGCCAGTGCAGCTCATGCTTCTTCCTAGTGCCATTGCCTCTTTTTTTCACTACTAAAAGTGAGTTTGATGTGTGTTGGTCCCGAAGGGAAACACATCATTTAAAGGCTCATGATCAAGGTTCAGTCACTCATGCAATATTTgaaattaattaataattaagaaGTAAAGACATCTACATTTGACTCGTTCCAAGATAGAGAAGCTATATATCTAGGGAAATCTGCATTTAATTTGATGTGCATATAACTTTAATATTCCAAGATCCTATACTATATAacttttactatatatacaaatCAAATGTAAGAGCTTCTATTATTTCTAGTAAATGCGCTTGAATAACTTTCATAATTGCTCACTTCTCTGCTTTTGTGAGGTCCATTTACTGTATGAGATATGTTCTAAATAATTTTAGCATTAATAGttttcttttattgcattagatatATTGAGTTATTTTAAGGGATGAAAAGATTAGGCTCTATACCTTCGAAAATAAATTTAATCCTTTTAGAATACTACACGTTAGAAATAGGCTAGTATCGTAGTTTGCCGTTAGACTTAAAGATATATTAGACTTAGAGATATGTTGTTTGTAATCTCAACTACTtgtatctatctctatctctaacTAACTCCATATCCTACCGACTCCACCATCGTGGAATTCTTGTAAGCCACGGCAGGGGCCTTTCCTGCCTCCTATCAATATATACCCAACGCGGCTTCTCATGGAGGAGTACGAACGCTTCCATCTGACATTTGCTAACTGTGGCCAAACGGAAGATGAATGACGTCTGCAGATGAGTTTTTTTTAcattgtactcccttcgttcctgaaTATAAATCTTTCTAAAGATTCCACTATGTACTACCTACGGGACTATATAGAtcaatatagacatattttaaagtgtgaattcatttattttactccgtatgtagtccttagtggaatatttagaaagacttatatttagaaacagagggagtatgagATTAGGCCATCGACCATCGACCTAATAGAGGTGTTCATGTTTGTGTGCCGTGTTGGGCCAGGGAGTGGGTGAGGCGTTCAAGCACGTGGAGGGGTTCAAATTTGTCGCCCACATGTATGGTAAAGGTAGCCTGTTCTTAAAAAAATGTGTGGTAAAGGTAATCTGTCCTTAAAGTAAAAAAACTAGCAAAGGTAGCAGCCAACCACCTTCTCTCCCCTACTTGACAAGCTTCGGAGCTTGTATGTTCAAATCTGCTCGGAGGCCTTCTTGTTCCTGGAGAGAATGCTATGGAATTGGTGATGGTAGCGTGCCGGGGCCAAAGAAAGCAAGATTAGATTCAGCAATAAAGGATAAGAAGGTCAAGAACTATGTTTATTTTGACACAAAACAGTCTTCGCCGCAGGGGCTAAGGAAGTTGAATGAAGAACAATGGATCAACGGTAGAAGAGCAATCAGTATTCAGTAATACTGCTTTATAATTGTTTACAAGAATCCAACGAAATATACTAGATTGCAGTATGTGGCACAATTGGTCTCGTAGATTGACAATGTGAGTCATTTTGTCTTCAATGTAACGCAACTAAGTTGCCTCACATAAATATCTCGTGACGAATCTAACAATATCAGTTTGATGTCATGAATGACAGTAATTCCTTCTTTACAGATTGGGTAGCTGAAAGAAGATTGTTTCCCAACGGGAGACGTGCTGGTCAAGGCCGGCGACGGGATGTATTAATTAATTTGAATGTCGATGCTTCATACCACGTGGACTCAGGTGCAGATGCGTGCGGTGCAATCCTATACGCGACTCGTCAGGAAGCTTCATAGCTGCATTTGTGGAATTTAAACATCATGCACTGGTATGGAAACGTCGTTAGCGGtgtcattttttttttttttttagagaACACGGCACTTTATTGATCACAGCAAATCATTACATAAGGTTTTCCGGATACAATCCGGGACAGAATTCCTAAAGATAGTAGAAACAAAAAGGGACTACGACTAGCACAAGAGCTTGGTATATCCTCTCTATTGCAAGATCGTCCAAGCTAACTAGAATCCGCCTAAGTATCGGGTGTCGGGAGCAGTGATTGTCCCAAGTTGATAAGCTCTTTCGGCAAGGCGACTATAAATTATTGTCTGCAAGAAGCTAATGGGTGTGCCCATGATCATGTACAATTTAGTTTTGAGAGACATGAATCGGGGTTGTATGATAAACCCCGGGATTTCCTGACCACTTCTATTGTAAAAGATATTGTTATTATTCAAAGAAATCACCAAATTAAAAATGAAACTtctcttccctttttctttccAGTCCCAATATTCTCCGGTTGTTCCCTCCAAAAAGAAAACCCAATTGTACCGCGAATTCGTGATTAAACGCTACAAAGTAATCGTTGTGCGTACATGTCGCTCGAAATGAAAACCAAAGGGAAACATCACAGGCAAGCCATCACCGGCCTTGATTATTAGTCAGCGAAGAGTAGACAATTACACGTTTCTATGGGGAATCACCAAATCAGTTCCAGGACAGGAAATCATTGGTCCACGGACAGCTGAGAGATCAGGTGTTGTTGTTAGCACAGGCGCGTTGTACGTCGGCTCCTTGACGAGTACTTTCCGTCGACCGAACTCGTACATACAATACCACGCTGATCGATTCTTCCTGAGACAAGGTGCACGTACAAAGCTAGTTAGCTGAGCACGTACCAATGGCTGGAAGCTTACTCGATTAGACTTTCACAACTCGGCGAAACACAAAGGATTAGATGGCTAAACCAGGGCCTTGTCGATCCTGTTGATCTATTGCTCTGTATTGATCTTGATCTGAGATTGATCTGTTACAGAGGAACCACGTACATATATATTAGCAATACTACCTATACGTACGTAGCCGACTCGGGCCACAGCTAGTAGTCCGTCCCGGACTAGTTTACCTAATCGTGATTATTCCTAACAGCTGCGACGGTGGTGCGCGGGGCTGCGGGCTGCGAACTCTGCTGCTGTTGCAAGCTCGCGAGCTGAGAGATCAACTGTTACCGCTGCCTCG harbors:
- the LOC123411466 gene encoding basic blue protein-like → MALGRSMSCTGAVALVLVITLCCANCGFSKTEWIVGGHKGWTFGVHGWENNKTFYPGDVLVFKYNPKMHNVVVVNKDESFFCRAGAVGDDIYTSGYDKLELSNQGPKMYAISSKFGDCEHGMRIEVPITTKMIH